The genomic region AATCACACCCACAGCGGTGGCCGCAGCACGGCCTGAGCCCTTGCCCACCTGGTTGCCCAGAAGGCCACCAACCACTGCACCCAGCACAGCGCCGCCGCCGGAGGTTTGGCCAGAACCACGGCTTTGCAGCACTTCAATATTGGAAACGCGCCCAAACTCTGTACCTTGAGGGTAGTAGTTAGTGGTGGGGTAAGCGGGTGCAGCCCCTTGGTAACCACCGCCGTAGTAGTAGGGATCGGGACGGTTATGGCCGCAAGCTGTCAGGGCCAGGGCCGCCACTGCTGTGCAAGCCAGAGCGGCAGATCGTTCCAAAGAAGGCATCAGAATTCTCCTTGTAGGGGCAAAAAAGTTGCGGCACACCAACGGCACGCAACGCCTAGCCAGTGGGTACAGGTTACTTCAACGCGCCACATTCGGTGAGAGTGCACACGGCGCATCAAGGTGCCCGTAACAAGCTCTACCAAACGTAAGAAAAAGCTGACGAAGCCGCCGCCCTGTGCGCCCTGTGGATGGACAGTGATCAGGCTTTGCCCGTGGAGCCGTAGCCGCCCTCGCCACGCTCGGTGGCCACAAAATCCGTGACAACATTGAACTGCGCCTGCACCACCGGCACGATGACCATCTGGGCCAGACGTTCCATG from Acidovorax sp. DW039 harbors:
- a CDS encoding glycine zipper 2TM domain-containing protein, with amino-acid sequence MPSLERSAALACTAVAALALTACGHNRPDPYYYGGGYQGAAPAYPTTNYYPQGTEFGRVSNIEVLQSRGSGQTSGGGAVLGAVVGGLLGNQVGKGSGRAAATAVGVIGGAVAGNAIEGHNNSGYAESYRISVQLDRGGYRVYDVSSPGDLRIGDRVRLYNGQISRQ